From Halapricum desulfuricans, a single genomic window includes:
- the sufD gene encoding Fe-S cluster assembly protein SufD has protein sequence MSTQVHANLTAEQVRTISDDLDEPEWLLETRLDALKALDELEMPSVIRTPGRDWTNLDALEYERIVDPLDRAQEKDRIEAEGVDVLEWSEALAEHGDLIEETFGSVVDPQRDYLTALSTALFSAGTVVYVPEGVDAEDVKIRTRMHSQSLFNYTLVIAEESSSVTILERQTTGTETDGKQYYSGIVEIDAAENAHVQYGALQNLTEEAYNFSVKRGHAAQYATVNWIEGNIGSRLTKSSVETRLLGDSSESKIVGAFFGHDDQHFDIASRVWHEAEHTIADLVTRGVLDDEARSVYEGVQDVGRDAWDTSSYQRENTLMLSDDSEADASPKLIINNHDTEASHSATVGQVDAQDLFYMTSRGVDEERATNMLVEGFFVPVMEEIAVDELREDLDELVVERLHQ, from the coding sequence ATGAGTACGCAGGTACACGCAAACCTTACAGCGGAACAGGTACGGACGATCAGCGACGACCTCGACGAGCCCGAGTGGCTCCTAGAGACGCGGCTGGACGCACTCAAGGCGCTTGACGAACTGGAGATGCCCAGCGTCATCCGGACGCCGGGCCGGGACTGGACGAACCTCGACGCGCTCGAATACGAACGGATCGTCGACCCGCTCGACCGGGCCCAGGAGAAAGACCGGATCGAGGCCGAGGGCGTCGACGTCCTCGAGTGGTCCGAGGCACTCGCCGAACACGGCGACCTGATCGAGGAGACGTTCGGTAGCGTCGTCGATCCCCAGCGGGACTATCTGACGGCGCTGTCGACTGCCCTCTTCAGCGCCGGGACGGTCGTCTACGTCCCCGAGGGTGTCGACGCTGAAGACGTGAAGATCCGGACACGGATGCACAGCCAGTCGCTGTTCAACTACACGCTGGTCATCGCCGAGGAATCGTCGTCGGTGACGATCCTCGAACGGCAGACGACCGGCACTGAGACAGACGGCAAACAGTACTACTCCGGGATCGTCGAGATCGACGCCGCCGAGAACGCCCACGTCCAGTACGGCGCACTGCAGAACCTCACCGAGGAGGCGTACAACTTCTCGGTCAAGCGCGGCCACGCCGCCCAGTACGCCACAGTCAACTGGATCGAGGGCAACATCGGTTCCCGGCTGACCAAATCCAGCGTCGAAACCCGGCTGCTCGGCGATTCGTCGGAATCGAAGATCGTCGGCGCGTTCTTCGGCCACGACGACCAGCACTTCGACATCGCGAGCCGTGTCTGGCACGAGGCCGAGCACACTATCGCCGACCTCGTCACACGGGGCGTGCTGGACGACGAGGCCCGTTCGGTCTACGAAGGTGTCCAGGACGTCGGCCGCGACGCCTGGGACACCTCCTCCTACCAGCGCGAGAACACCCTGATGCTGAGCGACGACAGCGAGGCCGACGCCTCGCCCAAGCTCATCATCAACAACCACGACACCGAAGCCAGCCACTCCGCGACGGTCGGACAGGTCGACGCACAGGACCTGTTCTACATGACCAGCCGGGGCGTCGACGAGGAGCGTGCGACGAACATGCTCGTCGAGGGCTTCTTCGTGCCCGTCATGGAGGAGATCGCGGTCGACGAGCTCCGTGAGGACCTGGACGAACTCGTCGTCGAACGGCTACACCAGTAG
- a CDS encoding helix-hairpin-helix domain-containing protein: protein MGLSDVLDRIKEAIGIDGSRDQQSERRSPQDTRTGGETGSDETTVTVEREPSTESEDAVKGTDTESDSESASESGATATLDEGTDGDDDSLESDAEAATSEDTDDEPDTDGESDTSAEQATTEADPGTDESTDVIKGIGSTYADRLADAGVETVADLAGRDAETLAEETDISEKRLETWIERAKHRGR, encoded by the coding sequence ATGGGATTGTCGGACGTACTCGATCGAATCAAAGAGGCAATCGGGATCGACGGATCCCGAGACCAGCAGTCGGAGCGACGCTCGCCACAGGACACACGGACCGGTGGCGAAACGGGATCGGACGAAACGACGGTCACCGTCGAACGGGAACCCTCGACGGAGTCCGAAGACGCCGTCAAAGGGACCGACACGGAATCCGACAGCGAGAGCGCGTCCGAGTCGGGGGCAACCGCCACGCTGGACGAAGGGACCGACGGGGACGATGACAGTCTCGAATCCGACGCGGAGGCGGCGACATCGGAGGACACAGACGACGAACCCGATACGGACGGGGAAAGCGACACGAGTGCCGAGCAGGCGACGACGGAGGCGGACCCCGGCACCGACGAGTCGACAGACGTGATCAAGGGGATCGGATCGACCTACGCGGACCGTCTGGCCGACGCCGGCGTCGAGACAGTGGCGGACCTGGCTGGCAGGGACGCCGAAACGCTCGCGGAGGAGACCGATATCTCCGAGAAGCGCCTGGAGACCTGGATCGAGCGGGCGAAACACCGCGGCCGCTGA
- a CDS encoding shikimate dehydrogenase: MDVFGLIGNPVEHSLSPPMHEAAYDELGIDARYVTFEPDAAAPAIDAASTLGVVGLNVTIPFKQDALDAVEPDDLATRIGAVNTVEFTDSGPVGHNTDAVGAVRALREHGVTLEGTAVVVGAGGAGRAVAFGLADAGMRVRIANRTVERAHELAADVPGADGHGLDELSTLLKDANVLVNATSVGMDEDQSPVPAEALHADLTVLDAVYSPIETRLLSDAAAAGATTVDGAWMLLYQGVEAFERWTGQDAPVEAMNAALRGRL, from the coding sequence ATGGACGTCTTCGGACTGATCGGAAACCCGGTCGAGCATTCGCTGTCGCCGCCGATGCACGAGGCGGCATACGACGAACTCGGTATCGACGCCAGATACGTCACTTTCGAGCCGGACGCGGCGGCTCCGGCGATCGACGCCGCCTCGACGCTCGGTGTTGTCGGGCTCAACGTGACGATTCCGTTCAAGCAGGACGCGCTGGACGCTGTCGAACCGGACGACCTCGCGACGCGGATCGGTGCGGTCAACACCGTCGAATTCACCGATAGCGGACCGGTCGGCCACAACACTGACGCTGTCGGCGCCGTACGCGCACTTCGGGAGCACGGGGTGACACTTGAGGGGACGGCGGTCGTCGTTGGGGCCGGCGGCGCGGGCCGAGCCGTGGCGTTCGGGCTGGCCGATGCCGGTATGCGTGTCCGGATCGCCAACCGGACCGTCGAACGCGCTCACGAGCTGGCGGCAGACGTCCCCGGTGCTGACGGTCACGGTCTCGACGAGCTGTCGACACTCCTCAAGGACGCGAACGTGTTGGTCAACGCGACGAGCGTCGGAATGGACGAGGATCAGTCGCCGGTCCCGGCAGAGGCGCTGCACGCGGATTTGACTGTCCTCGATGCGGTGTACTCGCCGATCGAGACCCGACTGCTCAGCGACGCAGCAGCCGCCGGCGCGACGACCGTCGATGGAGCGTGGATGCTGCTGTATCAGGGCGTCGAGGCCTTCGAGCGCTGGACCGGACAGGACGCCCCGGTCGAGGCGATGAACGCGGCGCTTCGCGGCCGGCTTTAA
- the pabB gene encoding aminodeoxychorismate synthase, component I, producing MSDPRVVTGRASFRETATASPDGARVPVEVTVEVADPFEAYRRARDGRGGVYLGTSGGRSGWGYFGVEPDRIVETSPGDEALATLDSAVGEQSLARGDCEVPYPCGVIGWLSYDIAREIESLPESTTRDRDLPRMQLGVYDRLVAWREPRGQPTTLHVTACPRVGDTEGAFTDPGEAYAHGRERALDLAEGVLDGDPTVGSPPVERDRATFESDCGRTAFADRVRRVKEHIREGDTFQANVSHRLTAPAAAHPVTVFEALRSVNPAPYSALLEFPGVDLVSASPELLLDRDGNRLETEPIAGTRPRGETPAADERLEAELTTDEKERAEHAMLVDLERNDLGKVSEYGSVEVSEYRRVDRYSEVMHLVSLVEGRLRAGQTLADAIEAVFPGGTITGAPKPRTMAIIDEVESTRRGPYTGSIGIFGFDDRATLNIVIRTLVRYGQQYHLRVGAGIVHDSDPQEEYQETLDKARALINAVDVALESDTDFAVGKSDIETDGEASR from the coding sequence ATGAGTGACCCGCGAGTCGTGACCGGCCGTGCATCCTTTCGGGAGACAGCGACGGCTAGCCCGGACGGGGCACGCGTCCCGGTCGAGGTCACAGTCGAAGTCGCCGATCCGTTCGAAGCCTATCGCCGGGCACGGGACGGTCGCGGCGGTGTCTATCTCGGGACGAGCGGCGGTCGATCAGGATGGGGCTACTTCGGGGTCGAGCCAGACAGAATAGTCGAAACGAGTCCCGGGGACGAGGCACTGGCGACACTCGACTCGGCCGTCGGCGAGCAGTCACTCGCACGCGGGGACTGCGAAGTCCCCTATCCGTGTGGTGTGATCGGCTGGCTCTCCTACGATATCGCCCGCGAGATCGAGTCGCTCCCGGAGTCGACCACGCGTGATCGGGATTTACCGCGGATGCAACTGGGCGTCTACGATCGGCTGGTCGCCTGGCGTGAACCGCGCGGGCAGCCGACGACGCTGCACGTGACTGCCTGTCCTCGTGTCGGTGACACAGAAGGGGCGTTCACAGACCCAGGCGAGGCATACGCGCACGGCCGCGAACGGGCCCTCGATCTGGCTGAAGGGGTCCTCGATGGCGATCCGACGGTCGGATCGCCGCCGGTCGAGCGCGACCGGGCGACCTTCGAGAGCGACTGCGGTCGAACGGCCTTTGCCGATCGTGTTCGCCGGGTGAAAGAACACATCCGGGAGGGCGACACCTTCCAGGCGAACGTCTCACACCGACTCACTGCGCCGGCGGCGGCCCATCCAGTCACTGTCTTCGAGGCGCTACGCTCGGTCAATCCGGCCCCGTACTCCGCACTGCTTGAGTTCCCTGGCGTCGATCTCGTCAGCGCGAGTCCTGAACTTCTGTTAGATCGCGACGGCAACCGACTCGAAACGGAGCCGATCGCCGGCACGCGCCCGCGCGGTGAGACGCCGGCAGCAGACGAACGGCTGGAAGCCGAACTGACCACAGACGAGAAAGAGCGGGCCGAACACGCGATGCTCGTCGACCTCGAACGGAACGACCTCGGGAAGGTCAGCGAGTACGGGAGCGTCGAAGTGAGCGAGTACCGGCGCGTCGATCGCTACAGCGAGGTGATGCATCTCGTGTCGCTGGTCGAGGGTCGTCTGCGAGCGGGACAGACGCTCGCGGACGCGATCGAAGCAGTGTTTCCGGGCGGGACGATCACCGGCGCACCCAAGCCCCGGACGATGGCGATCATCGACGAGGTCGAATCGACCCGTCGCGGCCCGTACACGGGATCGATCGGGATCTTCGGGTTCGACGACCGGGCGACGCTGAACATCGTCATCCGGACGCTGGTCCGATACGGTCAGCAGTACCATCTCCGAGTCGGTGCGGGGATCGTTCACGACTCGGACCCACAGGAGGAGTATCAGGAGACGCTGGACAAGGCGCGGGCGCTGATCAACGCCGTCGATGTGGCCCTGGAGAGCGATACGGACTTCGCCGTTGGGAAGAGTGACATCGAGACCGACGGGGAGGCGTCGCGATGA